In Neorhizobium sp. NCHU2750, a single genomic region encodes these proteins:
- a CDS encoding Arc family DNA-binding protein codes for MSRVTTSLRLPIDLKLFVDQEAEKNGSSQNSEIIRAVRERMDRLTKETPASAGE; via the coding sequence ATGTCGAGGGTTACAACTTCACTGCGGCTTCCAATCGACCTCAAGCTTTTCGTCGATCAGGAAGCTGAGAAAAACGGAAGTTCGCAGAATAGCGAAATCATTCGGGCAGTCCGCGAGCGGATGGATCGATTGACGAAGGAAACGCCGGCATCGGCCGGAGAATAG
- a CDS encoding KilA-N domain-containing protein produces the protein MTQLVYQGQIIDLKADRMSLTSMWKAAGEPENKRPAEWARKEGSAFIEAVSVSLNMAHSHIMKTQRGKGGATWAHWQIAFAYAKYLSTEFHMWCNTQVRAVMEGRAAGTASGLSEYDRQIIGSIVKNCTGVMVREALAPMVAELAEAKHELEELRSRIESPSTCSAGELWAEEKWPSIRGGTVWLGNRLIEMGCSPDYGSRSKLGGRWRRLFDAGKARAAIRNGLGFRVERYIAESIGQKKFKL, from the coding sequence ATGACCCAGCTCGTCTATCAGGGACAAATTATCGACCTCAAAGCCGACCGCATGTCTCTCACCAGCATGTGGAAGGCCGCAGGCGAGCCTGAAAACAAGCGCCCTGCCGAATGGGCTAGGAAAGAAGGCTCCGCCTTTATCGAAGCGGTGTCTGTTTCCCTTAATATGGCCCACAGCCACATTATGAAGACGCAGCGCGGCAAGGGTGGCGCCACTTGGGCTCACTGGCAGATCGCGTTTGCTTACGCGAAGTACTTGTCCACCGAGTTCCACATGTGGTGCAACACCCAGGTTCGCGCCGTGATGGAAGGACGAGCTGCAGGTACGGCCAGCGGCTTATCGGAATACGATCGCCAGATCATCGGCAGCATTGTCAAGAACTGCACTGGCGTCATGGTCCGTGAAGCCTTGGCACCTATGGTGGCCGAACTCGCGGAAGCCAAGCACGAGCTGGAAGAGCTTCGCAGCCGGATTGAATCGCCGTCGACCTGTTCGGCCGGGGAACTTTGGGCCGAAGAAAAGTGGCCCTCAATTAGAGGCGGCACCGTCTGGCTGGGCAATCGACTGATCGAAATGGGATGCTCACCGGACTACGGCAGCAGATCAAAGCTCGGTGGGCGCTGGCGCCGTCTTTTTGATGCGGGGAAAGCCCGCGCAGCTATCCGTAACGGCCTCGGGTTTCGTGTCGAGCGCTACATCGCCGAAAGCATCGGCCAGAAAAAATTCAAGCTGTGA
- a CDS encoding spore coat protein U domain-containing protein, with translation MKALLTAIFIAIAAAFPAMGQSCTYTVSDVAFGNVNLLSGAEINGSATIQGTCTNTSSISLGARICFNINAGSGGSSGGNRLMINGSNQLRYQLYQDAARTVPWGHTDNTTLGTAGTLDITLLPLTSVAINKTIYAKILGSQQTTLGGTYTSAFSGAQARFNVASYLVTPPACSAVTGNPVNPTFTASAFVLRSCTVSAQNLNFGSRGVLGTVTDATSQLSVNCTFGLAYSVGLDGGVGNHAPTARRMTNGSEYITYGLYQNVGRTTAWGSAVGATVGGTGTGIAQNLSVYGRVPAQVTPSPGTYSDTVAVTVTY, from the coding sequence ATGAAGGCTTTGCTCACCGCGATCTTCATCGCCATCGCTGCCGCTTTTCCGGCCATGGGGCAATCCTGCACCTATACGGTCTCGGATGTCGCGTTCGGCAATGTCAATCTGCTCTCCGGTGCCGAGATCAACGGCTCTGCGACGATCCAGGGCACCTGCACGAACACGTCGTCGATCAGTCTCGGCGCTCGTATCTGTTTCAACATCAATGCTGGCAGCGGCGGGTCGTCCGGCGGGAACAGGCTGATGATCAACGGCTCCAATCAACTCCGATACCAGCTTTATCAAGATGCCGCGCGGACCGTGCCCTGGGGGCATACGGACAACACAACCCTCGGCACGGCGGGCACGCTCGATATCACCTTGCTGCCGCTGACCAGTGTAGCGATCAACAAGACGATCTATGCCAAGATCCTCGGCAGTCAGCAGACCACGCTCGGAGGCACTTATACCTCGGCTTTTTCCGGCGCACAGGCGCGGTTCAATGTGGCATCCTATCTGGTCACGCCGCCCGCCTGCTCCGCAGTCACCGGCAATCCGGTCAATCCGACCTTCACGGCGAGTGCCTTCGTGCTGCGCAGTTGCACGGTCTCGGCGCAGAACCTCAATTTCGGCAGTCGTGGGGTTCTGGGCACCGTCACCGATGCGACGTCTCAACTGTCGGTGAACTGCACGTTCGGACTGGCCTATTCGGTGGGGCTGGATGGCGGCGTGGGAAACCACGCGCCGACAGCGAGGCGGATGACCAATGGCAGCGAGTACATCACCTATGGCCTCTACCAGAATGTCGGCCGCACGACGGCCTGGGGAAGTGCCGTCGGGGCGACGGTGGGCGGAACCGGAACCGGCATCGCGCAAAACCTCTCGGTCTATGGGCGGGTGCCGGCCCAAGTGACGCCATCGCCTGGAACCTATTCCGACACAGTTGCCGTGACGGTGACCTACTAG
- a CDS encoding tyrosine-type recombinase/integrase → MTIRDPACEESGMPRKLPLHVHKQLTRHKKWVFYFRIGKGKRTRLPNPADPLFKAAYMAALTGNPIEAPKVYEGTLGWLWDRYTSESAKWAGYSPATQKQQRLIMAKVLEKNSRHALNAFTNDVIQEGVDKRHETPALAGNFLKVMRGMFGWARRMRIVPVDPTIDIVLPTYRTDGHPPWTVDDVRAFRTRHAVGTAERLAMELMLLAGLRRADVSVVGRQHIQGRLLSIDTDKTGARVTIELPDDLLDLINATPRKGLHLVETSHGKPFTRAGFGNWFRDRCDEAGVKKSSHGLRKLSATLAAEGGAGSHQLMAQYGWTKISTAEIYTKGVDRKKLGIETSRIVADQIGNIEIPHPNSGEGIKTKNTAKTKAK, encoded by the coding sequence TTGACTATTCGCGACCCAGCCTGTGAAGAATCAGGGATGCCCAGAAAGCTCCCTCTTCACGTTCACAAGCAACTGACCCGCCATAAAAAGTGGGTCTTTTATTTTCGCATCGGGAAGGGAAAGCGCACTCGCCTGCCGAACCCGGCCGATCCGCTTTTCAAAGCTGCTTACATGGCAGCGCTGACCGGAAACCCGATCGAGGCCCCGAAGGTTTACGAGGGAACGCTGGGCTGGCTCTGGGACCGATACACCAGCGAGAGCGCCAAGTGGGCCGGTTACAGCCCGGCAACACAGAAGCAGCAGCGCCTGATCATGGCAAAGGTGCTCGAGAAGAACTCTCGCCACGCGCTCAACGCTTTCACGAATGATGTCATCCAAGAGGGTGTGGACAAGCGTCACGAGACGCCAGCGCTCGCCGGCAACTTCCTGAAGGTCATGAGGGGAATGTTCGGCTGGGCGCGGCGGATGCGTATTGTGCCGGTCGACCCGACGATCGACATCGTTCTGCCGACATACCGGACTGACGGCCACCCGCCTTGGACGGTAGACGACGTGCGCGCTTTTCGCACTAGGCATGCCGTAGGCACCGCCGAGCGGCTGGCGATGGAATTGATGCTGCTGGCCGGTCTCCGCCGTGCCGACGTCTCCGTGGTCGGAAGGCAGCACATTCAGGGGCGCTTGCTGTCGATCGATACCGACAAGACCGGTGCCAGGGTGACGATCGAGCTTCCCGACGATCTTCTCGACTTGATCAACGCGACCCCGCGGAAAGGCCTTCACCTCGTAGAGACGAGCCACGGCAAGCCGTTTACCCGCGCCGGTTTCGGCAACTGGTTCAGGGATAGATGCGATGAGGCTGGCGTGAAGAAGTCGTCCCACGGCCTCCGCAAGCTGTCGGCCACACTAGCGGCAGAAGGCGGCGCTGGCAGTCACCAGCTCATGGCTCAGTATGGCTGGACGAAGATCTCGACCGCCGAAATCTACACCAAGGGCGTGGACCGTAAGAAGCTCGGGATCGAGACAAGCCGCATCGTCGCGGACCAGATCGGGAACATAGAAATCCCTCACCCTAATTCAGGTGAGGGAATTAAAACGAAAAACACAGCAAAAACAAAGGCAAAATGA
- a CDS encoding Arc family DNA-binding protein, with amino-acid sequence MVDAETRITLRLPVALRDRLTNASGRNNRSMNGEIVERLKYSFDGVDEELIKLMKEIADLKTQNQALMESNRTLKRFQEAYERQGSDSARIAQGWEEWATRQFTDENTAYILLDGEGVPQSWDEALTHLKAIREAFGDSVERIEANFIDTKREPQERRVEQLAKLTAFYRGKNAVG; translated from the coding sequence ATGGTTGATGCTGAAACTCGGATAACCTTGCGTTTGCCAGTGGCGCTGCGCGATAGGCTGACGAATGCATCTGGCAGGAACAATCGTTCCATGAACGGTGAGATAGTCGAGCGTCTTAAATACAGCTTTGACGGCGTCGACGAAGAACTCATAAAGCTGATGAAGGAAATCGCGGATCTGAAGACCCAAAATCAAGCTCTTATGGAATCCAACCGGACCCTTAAGCGCTTTCAAGAAGCCTACGAAAGGCAGGGATCTGATAGTGCTCGCATTGCTCAAGGCTGGGAAGAGTGGGCTACCCGCCAGTTCACGGACGAGAACACCGCTTACATTCTCTTGGACGGTGAAGGCGTGCCGCAGAGCTGGGACGAGGCGCTTACCCACCTGAAGGCGATCAGAGAAGCTTTCGGTGACAGCGTCGAGCGCATCGAAGCCAACTTCATTGACACGAAGCGCGAGCCTCAAGAAAGGCGCGTCGAGCAATTGGCGAAGCTTACAGCCTTCTATCGCGGGAAAAACGCCGTCGGCTAG
- a CDS encoding helix-turn-helix transcriptional regulator has translation MSTNTPHERLEKARRYAGYYSAISAAEALGMAYPTYAAHENGQRKFDRHAERYARFFKVSIDWLLAGRGPGPGETEAKSTSAPPVAKEPSATLDKLEPSNAKVGEKLVGYGQTIPVYGQAVGGIDGEFIMNGNILFEVLAPPVLSHVSGAYGAQVSGESMSPRYEDGEICFVDPTRRVRKGDYVIAQIQTEEHGQPWAYVKKFVRHNAVELVLEQFNPPKELRFPADSVVSVHFIALAGAA, from the coding sequence ATGAGCACGAACACCCCACACGAACGACTGGAAAAGGCTCGCAGATATGCGGGTTATTATTCAGCAATCTCCGCTGCGGAAGCATTGGGGATGGCATATCCCACCTACGCGGCACACGAGAACGGCCAACGAAAGTTTGACCGGCATGCGGAACGCTATGCGCGCTTCTTTAAGGTCTCGATCGACTGGCTGCTTGCTGGCCGCGGCCCCGGACCAGGAGAGACGGAAGCCAAGTCGACATCTGCTCCACCCGTCGCGAAGGAGCCTAGCGCAACGCTGGACAAGCTAGAACCATCGAATGCTAAAGTGGGAGAAAAGCTGGTTGGCTATGGTCAGACCATTCCTGTGTATGGGCAGGCGGTCGGCGGAATAGACGGTGAATTCATCATGAACGGCAACATATTGTTCGAAGTTCTTGCTCCTCCGGTCCTATCCCACGTCTCTGGTGCATACGGCGCTCAGGTATCAGGCGAGAGCATGTCGCCACGATATGAGGATGGCGAAATTTGCTTCGTAGACCCGACGCGCCGGGTGCGTAAAGGCGACTATGTGATTGCCCAGATCCAAACGGAAGAGCATGGCCAGCCTTGGGCTTACGTCAAAAAATTCGTGCGTCACAATGCCGTCGAGCTTGTACTTGAACAGTTCAACCCGCCGAAGGAGCTACGCTTTCCAGCGGACTCTGTGGTCAGTGTCCATTTTATCGCCTTGGCGGGCGCCGCTTGA
- a CDS encoding DnaB-like helicase C-terminal domain-containing protein: MQLPVVALNLDQSGFVPELEQEVLGALLLSGQHSVVRGTVRAEHFIQPVHRRIFEAIEMAADQYGSSRLDLVFRMFTPEDVKRLSDDLKAPLREYLTGLAGYTVGGAGGLKNSVPNLIQQWGRISAGIEADRVRLASTDPSVDAGALIRTATRALDDVAAGLRGAGRSRTRYSLSEAADEALEETQKAMTSGAGLTGITWGLTDVNQATGGIHKGEMVILGARPGMGKTAVALGVGMKAARSGAGVGFISLEMRSGRLAMRALTDIAYDWNIKVPYNDLITGRVNENDFEAIVAAKQDFNKLPLWIEEQPSLSIADLRVKLDRMQDVAAQGGKTIDLLIVDYLQLLSASSRYSGNRNNEVSEISFGLRQIARENNIAMVALSQLSRGIESREDKRPMLADLRDSGSLEQDADTVAFLYREAYYLAHQKGKDPDADMERLDKLAECENKLEFIIAKQRNGSVRTIDLFVDIASSAVRNAVRYF, encoded by the coding sequence ATGCAGCTGCCCGTCGTCGCCCTCAATCTCGACCAAAGCGGCTTCGTTCCCGAACTGGAGCAAGAGGTGCTTGGCGCGCTTCTGCTTTCTGGACAGCATTCCGTTGTTCGCGGGACAGTCCGGGCCGAGCATTTCATCCAGCCTGTTCATCGACGGATCTTCGAAGCCATTGAGATGGCGGCAGATCAATACGGATCTTCGAGGCTTGACCTCGTCTTTAGGATGTTCACGCCTGAGGACGTAAAGCGGCTGTCCGACGATCTCAAAGCACCACTTCGGGAATATCTCACCGGTCTGGCAGGATACACCGTCGGCGGTGCCGGCGGCTTGAAGAACAGCGTGCCGAATCTCATTCAGCAGTGGGGCCGTATATCCGCCGGCATCGAGGCCGATCGGGTGCGTCTGGCGTCTACCGACCCTTCGGTTGATGCTGGCGCGCTGATCCGGACCGCTACACGTGCGCTCGATGACGTCGCAGCGGGTCTGCGTGGTGCAGGTAGGAGCAGGACACGCTATTCGCTCTCAGAAGCCGCCGACGAAGCGCTGGAAGAAACGCAGAAGGCCATGACATCCGGAGCAGGCCTCACTGGCATCACCTGGGGCCTGACCGACGTCAATCAAGCGACAGGCGGCATCCACAAGGGCGAAATGGTCATCCTTGGCGCTCGTCCCGGCATGGGCAAGACCGCCGTTGCTCTCGGCGTTGGTATGAAGGCCGCGCGATCCGGTGCCGGTGTAGGCTTCATATCGCTAGAGATGCGATCCGGCCGCCTCGCCATGCGCGCCCTTACTGACATCGCTTACGACTGGAACATCAAGGTTCCGTACAACGACCTTATCACTGGTCGCGTCAACGAGAACGACTTCGAAGCAATTGTCGCCGCCAAGCAGGATTTCAATAAGCTCCCTCTGTGGATCGAAGAGCAGCCCAGTCTTTCGATCGCCGACCTGCGGGTAAAGCTCGACCGGATGCAGGATGTCGCCGCTCAAGGCGGCAAGACGATCGACCTTCTGATCGTGGATTACTTGCAGCTTCTATCTGCTTCGTCGAGATACTCCGGCAACCGCAACAACGAGGTGTCTGAAATATCGTTTGGCCTTCGCCAGATCGCCCGCGAAAACAATATCGCGATGGTGGCGCTATCCCAGCTCAGCCGCGGTATCGAGAGCCGGGAAGACAAGCGGCCGATGTTGGCCGACCTGCGCGATTCTGGCTCTCTTGAGCAGGACGCCGATACGGTCGCCTTCCTCTACCGGGAGGCCTACTACCTCGCCCACCAGAAGGGGAAAGACCCAGACGCCGATATGGAGCGCCTGGATAAGCTCGCCGAGTGCGAGAACAAGCTCGAATTCATCATCGCAAAGCAGCGCAACGGATCAGTACGAACGATCGACCTATTCGTCGACATCGCGTCTTCGGCTGTTCGCAACGCCGTGAGGTATTTTTGA